A stretch of the Amycolatopsis sp. BJA-103 genome encodes the following:
- a CDS encoding roadblock/LC7 domain-containing protein, translating into MTASGQQQSSFGWLITDFARRVPGAAHAVLVSADGLLLAPSEGLPQERAEQLSAVASGLISLTAGAARCFDAGGVNQTVVEMERGYLFLMSVADGSSLAVLAAPTCDIGTVAYEMTLLVERVGQQITPELRAQLQGGVRG; encoded by the coding sequence GTGACGGCATCCGGACAGCAGCAGAGCTCGTTCGGCTGGCTCATCACGGATTTCGCGCGCCGGGTTCCCGGTGCCGCACACGCCGTGCTGGTCTCCGCGGACGGTCTTCTTCTCGCGCCGTCGGAGGGGCTGCCGCAGGAACGGGCCGAACAGCTGTCCGCGGTCGCTTCCGGATTGATCAGCCTCACCGCCGGCGCGGCACGCTGCTTCGACGCGGGCGGGGTCAACCAGACCGTCGTCGAGATGGAACGCGGGTACCTCTTCCTCATGTCGGTCGCCGACGGCTCGTCACTCGCCGTGCTGGCCGCGCCGACCTGTGACATCGGCACCGTGGCCTACGAGATGACCCTGCTCGTCGAGCGGGTCGGCCAGCAGATCACCCCCGAGCTGCGGGCGCAGCTGCAGGGCGGCGTACGTGGGTAG
- a CDS encoding LysM peptidoglycan-binding domain-containing protein, with protein MSYRGKHRKMSAATRHIARVAIAGVAVGAPLAIAATPASATNWDAIAQCESSGNWAANTGNSYSGGLQFSQSTWRAYGGTGSAHNATREQQIAVAERVLQGQGIGAWPVCGKKGGSSASPAKAKSTAPKATKKVTPKKSTAPVTKQQAPAPAVTGVAGSNPAGDYTVVAGDTLSKIASKFNVQGGFQKLQDLNKEFVPNADFIVVGQKLATK; from the coding sequence ATGTCGTACCGAGGCAAGCACCGCAAGATGTCCGCCGCCACCCGCCACATCGCCCGTGTCGCCATCGCCGGCGTCGCGGTCGGCGCCCCCCTCGCCATCGCCGCGACCCCCGCGTCGGCGACCAACTGGGACGCCATCGCCCAGTGCGAGAGCAGCGGCAACTGGGCCGCCAACACCGGCAACAGCTACTCCGGTGGTCTCCAGTTCTCGCAGAGCACCTGGCGTGCCTACGGCGGCACCGGCAGCGCGCACAACGCCACGCGTGAGCAGCAGATCGCCGTCGCCGAGCGGGTCCTCCAGGGCCAGGGCATCGGCGCGTGGCCGGTCTGTGGCAAGAAGGGCGGCTCCTCCGCCAGCCCCGCCAAGGCCAAGTCGACCGCCCCGAAGGCCACCAAGAAGGTGACCCCGAAGAAGTCGACCGCCCCGGTCACCAAGCAGCAGGCTCCGGCCCCCGCCGTCACCGGCGTCGCGGGCTCGAACCCGGCCGGCGACTACACCGTCGTCGCAGGCGACACGCTGTCCAAGATCGCTTCCAAGTTCAACGTCCAGGGCGGCTTCCAGAAGCTGCAGGACCTGAACAAGGAATTCGTGCCGAACGCCGACTTCATCGTCGTCGGCCAGAAGCTCGCCACCAAGTGA
- a CDS encoding alpha/beta hydrolase, which translates to MKRSVLSKIGALTVAAVTTAVLVPATASAATSSLRWEQCPDVPTLQCTTLKVPLDYRNPGGPTIDVAVSKLASTKPSKRRGVMLMNPGGPGGPGLTMPDGLRAAGMPSSVLDAYDLIGFDPRGIGLSTPVTCDLKPEQLVSNVPPYARDAAAVAERATYVAGVAKQCGDSKTAANLPYITTANTARDMDRIREALGEKKISYYGVSYGSYLGAAYSTLFPQRTDRIVLDSVTSPGGLDPATSRRLAEGFQDRFPDFAKWAAARHASYGLGRTPQQVTAKFYELAAKLDGGAVPGVDGAAFRMGTFGALYSTAAFPVLAQQWQSLDTEGVLKQSAQAAQVDVGNLLSGQLHVVCNDSNWPENVGTYQRNVEKDRVKYPMFGAAGANIWACAYWPSEPIEPPVRIGDRGPSTILLVQNLRDPATPLSGAKEMRRALGERARMVSVDDGGHGVWLGSENACGNNAVNRFFVEGKRPAHDTACAADKGGLFDSMTPQQRQEREKALDEVRSKQRVF; encoded by the coding sequence ATGAAGCGTTCCGTCCTGAGCAAAATCGGGGCACTCACGGTCGCGGCGGTCACCACGGCGGTACTCGTACCGGCCACGGCGTCCGCCGCGACTTCGTCGTTGCGGTGGGAACAGTGTCCGGACGTGCCCACGCTGCAATGCACCACTTTGAAGGTCCCGCTCGACTACCGAAATCCGGGCGGGCCGACCATCGACGTCGCCGTGTCGAAGCTCGCCAGCACCAAGCCGTCGAAGCGGCGCGGCGTCATGCTGATGAACCCGGGCGGCCCCGGCGGCCCGGGGCTGACCATGCCGGACGGTCTGCGGGCGGCGGGGATGCCGTCGAGCGTGCTCGACGCGTACGACCTGATCGGGTTCGACCCGCGGGGGATCGGGCTCAGCACGCCGGTCACCTGTGATCTCAAGCCCGAGCAGCTGGTGAGCAATGTCCCGCCGTACGCGCGTGACGCCGCGGCGGTGGCCGAGCGGGCGACGTACGTGGCCGGCGTCGCGAAGCAGTGTGGCGACTCAAAGACCGCGGCGAACCTGCCGTACATCACCACGGCCAACACGGCTCGCGACATGGACCGCATCCGCGAAGCCCTCGGCGAGAAGAAGATCTCGTACTACGGCGTCTCGTACGGCAGCTACCTCGGTGCCGCGTATTCGACGCTGTTCCCGCAGCGGACCGATCGGATCGTGCTCGACAGCGTGACCAGTCCGGGCGGGCTCGACCCGGCGACCTCACGTCGGCTGGCGGAGGGGTTCCAGGACCGCTTCCCGGACTTCGCGAAGTGGGCGGCGGCGCGGCACGCCAGCTACGGGCTCGGCCGGACGCCGCAGCAGGTGACGGCGAAGTTCTACGAACTCGCCGCCAAGCTCGACGGCGGCGCGGTTCCCGGCGTGGACGGCGCGGCGTTCCGGATGGGCACGTTCGGCGCGCTGTACTCGACCGCCGCCTTCCCTGTGCTGGCGCAGCAGTGGCAGTCGCTCGACACCGAAGGCGTCCTGAAGCAGTCCGCGCAGGCGGCGCAGGTCGACGTCGGCAATCTGCTGTCCGGGCAGCTGCACGTGGTCTGCAACGACTCGAACTGGCCCGAGAACGTCGGGACCTACCAGCGCAACGTCGAGAAGGACCGGGTGAAGTACCCGATGTTCGGCGCGGCCGGGGCGAACATCTGGGCGTGTGCGTACTGGCCGTCGGAGCCGATCGAGCCGCCGGTGCGGATCGGCGACCGGGGACCGTCGACGATCCTGCTGGTGCAGAACCTGCGTGACCCGGCCACGCCGCTCAGCGGGGCCAAGGAAATGCGGCGCGCGCTGGGCGAGCGGGCACGGATGGTGTCGGTCGACGACGGTGGGCACGGGGTCTGGCTGGGCTCGGAGAACGCTTGCGGCAACAACGCCGTCAACCGGTTCTTCGTCGAAGGCAAGCGTCCCGCGCACGACACGGCCTGCGCCGCGGACAAGGGCGGGCTGTTCGACTCGATGACGCCGCAGCAGCGTCAGGAACGCGAGAAGGCGCTCGACGAGGTTCGCTCGAAGCAGCGGGTTTTCTAA
- a CDS encoding phosphatidylinositol-specific phospholipase C/glycerophosphodiester phosphodiesterase family protein translates to MITPRRILAALLAAVAATSLATAPASAHERGVRPLPQAHSHNDYEHTRPLHDALDQGFTSVEADIYLVDGQLLVAHDLADTRPDRTLESLYLEPLRKRVLANHGVGVYRQRAPFEARFPAEKASAEFQLLIDVKGDANSTYAALEKRLYDTRYSFLFSLYAFGHVQKRAVTAVISGGRPKDVMLGQKFRLAFYDGRIKDENDLGIGSDRRVTPLVSDSWTGLFTWTGAGTFPAAERAKLHELVRRAHAAGQRVRFWATPDIAGADRDALWNELVTAGVDHLNTDDLRGLANFLRSR, encoded by the coding sequence GTGATCACTCCCCGCCGCATCCTGGCCGCGCTGCTGGCCGCGGTCGCCGCCACGAGCCTGGCGACCGCCCCGGCCTCCGCCCACGAACGCGGCGTCCGGCCACTGCCGCAGGCGCACAGCCACAACGACTACGAGCACACGCGCCCGCTGCACGACGCGCTCGATCAGGGCTTCACCAGCGTCGAGGCCGACATCTACCTGGTGGACGGGCAGCTGCTGGTCGCGCACGACCTGGCGGACACCCGCCCGGACCGCACCCTGGAGTCGCTCTACCTGGAGCCGCTGCGCAAGCGCGTCCTGGCCAACCACGGCGTCGGCGTCTACCGGCAGCGCGCACCCTTCGAGGCACGCTTTCCCGCCGAGAAGGCATCAGCGGAGTTCCAGCTGCTGATCGACGTCAAGGGGGACGCGAACAGCACCTACGCGGCGCTGGAGAAGCGGCTGTACGACACTCGCTACTCCTTCCTCTTCTCTCTGTACGCGTTCGGGCACGTCCAGAAGAGGGCGGTCACCGCGGTGATCTCCGGCGGACGGCCCAAGGACGTGATGCTCGGGCAGAAGTTCCGGCTCGCCTTCTACGACGGCCGGATCAAGGACGAGAACGACCTCGGCATCGGCTCGGATCGCCGGGTGACCCCGCTGGTCTCGGATTCCTGGACCGGGCTGTTCACCTGGACGGGCGCGGGCACCTTCCCCGCCGCCGAGCGCGCGAAACTGCACGAACTGGTGCGCCGCGCTCACGCGGCGGGGCAGCGGGTGCGTTTCTGGGCGACGCCGGACATCGCCGGAGCCGATCGTGACGCTCTGTGGAATGAGCTGGTCACCGCCGGGGTCGACCACCTGAATACGGATGACCTGCGTGGGCTGGCGAACTTCTTGAGGTCTCGCTAA
- a CDS encoding helicase-associated domain-containing protein → MPAPSLADWLRQESDDALAALLRTRRDLSTPPPSDTIVLATRAGTPGSVARACEDLDTFTLAVLDALLLAGADTAPVAAAEVARLTGTEIGEALALLRKRALVWGEDDALRVPPSARDALGPFPAGLGSSSPAFTGTDIDAALAEVGEDERALLTTLAAGPPIGRTRDASAEVPLERAQNPVQRLLARGLLLRRDDQTVELPRELGIALRGGSVFEPASLREPELPVHPHQRSTVDTTAAGEAMEFLRQTESMLRAWSETPPPVLKSGGLGVRELKKLAKDLDVDETRVTLLAEIAVGAGLAADSEATTPEWVPTTLTDSWLASPTAQRWMTVAQAWLELPRLPGLAGGRDAKDKPIAPLSEDLRRPLAPTSRRRILLALAALPEGAGVKSTDELVAALAWRAPRRGGRLRDETVRWTMAEGAALGLIGLGGLTTATRALLAEDRPGAVEAMLDALPRPVDHVLVQADLTVVAPGPLEAELATEMTAVADIESAGHATVYRITETSVRRALDTGRTAGELHALFAARSATPVPQSLSYLIDDVARRHGRLRGGAAESFLRCDDASLLAEVMGSSVAANYGLRMIAPTVLISSYPLAEVLDALRSAGFAPAAEGPDGRVMDIRPSGRRLPAKARAARRAPGEPAGLTDDQVGKIVAHVRAGDAASARRRGETVRAPQGGGAGDTSATLALLSQATMERREVWIGFVDSRGTASQRVVRPMRVGGGVLEGTDNERYPLHRITSAALVED, encoded by the coding sequence ATGCCCGCGCCCTCCCTGGCGGACTGGCTGCGCCAGGAGTCCGACGACGCACTCGCCGCGCTCCTGCGCACGCGTCGCGACCTGTCCACGCCACCCCCGTCCGACACCATCGTGCTCGCCACCCGAGCCGGCACGCCGGGCTCCGTCGCGCGCGCCTGCGAAGACCTCGACACCTTCACCCTCGCCGTGCTCGACGCCTTGCTGCTGGCCGGGGCGGACACCGCTCCGGTCGCCGCGGCCGAGGTCGCCCGGCTCACGGGCACCGAGATCGGCGAGGCGCTGGCGCTGCTGCGCAAGCGGGCGCTGGTCTGGGGCGAGGACGACGCGCTGCGCGTCCCGCCGTCCGCCCGCGACGCCCTCGGTCCGTTCCCCGCCGGGCTGGGGTCGTCGTCACCGGCGTTCACCGGTACCGACATCGACGCCGCGCTCGCGGAGGTCGGCGAGGACGAACGTGCCCTGCTGACGACGCTGGCCGCCGGGCCGCCGATCGGCCGCACCCGCGACGCGTCGGCCGAGGTCCCGCTGGAGCGGGCGCAGAACCCGGTCCAGCGTCTGCTCGCACGGGGACTGCTCCTGCGCCGGGACGACCAGACCGTCGAACTGCCGCGTGAACTCGGGATCGCCCTGCGCGGCGGGTCGGTCTTCGAACCGGCGTCGTTGCGCGAACCGGAACTCCCCGTGCATCCGCATCAGCGGTCCACAGTGGACACGACGGCGGCGGGCGAGGCGATGGAGTTCTTGCGCCAGACCGAAAGCATGCTTCGCGCGTGGTCCGAGACGCCGCCGCCGGTGCTGAAGTCCGGCGGGCTCGGGGTCCGCGAACTGAAGAAGCTCGCCAAGGATCTCGACGTCGACGAAACGCGGGTGACCCTGCTGGCGGAGATCGCGGTCGGCGCCGGGCTGGCGGCCGACAGCGAGGCGACGACGCCGGAATGGGTGCCGACGACGCTGACCGATTCCTGGCTCGCGTCGCCGACGGCGCAGCGCTGGATGACGGTCGCACAGGCTTGGCTCGAGCTGCCCCGGCTGCCCGGTCTCGCCGGCGGCAGGGACGCGAAGGACAAGCCGATCGCGCCGCTTTCGGAAGACCTGCGACGGCCGTTGGCGCCTACTTCGCGACGGCGGATCCTCCTCGCCTTGGCCGCGTTGCCCGAGGGCGCCGGGGTGAAGAGCACCGACGAACTGGTCGCCGCGCTCGCCTGGCGCGCGCCGCGGCGGGGCGGGCGGCTGCGGGACGAAACCGTGCGCTGGACGATGGCCGAGGGCGCCGCGCTCGGCCTGATCGGGCTCGGCGGGCTCACCACGGCGACGCGGGCGCTGCTGGCCGAGGACCGGCCCGGAGCGGTCGAGGCGATGCTCGACGCGCTGCCGCGTCCGGTGGACCACGTCCTGGTCCAGGCCGACCTGACCGTGGTCGCGCCGGGACCGCTGGAAGCCGAACTGGCGACCGAGATGACCGCCGTCGCCGACATCGAATCGGCCGGGCACGCGACCGTCTACCGGATCACCGAGACCTCCGTGCGGCGCGCGCTCGACACCGGGCGGACGGCGGGCGAACTGCACGCGTTGTTCGCGGCCCGCTCGGCGACGCCGGTACCGCAGTCCTTGAGCTACCTGATCGACGACGTCGCCCGGCGACACGGGCGGCTGCGCGGCGGGGCCGCCGAGTCGTTCCTGCGCTGCGACGACGCTTCGCTGCTCGCGGAGGTCATGGGCAGCTCTGTCGCGGCGAACTACGGCTTGCGGATGATCGCGCCGACAGTCCTCATCAGCTCGTACCCGCTCGCCGAGGTCCTCGACGCCCTTCGCTCCGCAGGATTCGCTCCGGCCGCCGAAGGACCCGACGGACGTGTCATGGACATCAGGCCGTCCGGGCGTCGCCTGCCCGCGAAGGCGCGTGCCGCGCGTCGGGCTCCTGGGGAGCCTGCCGGGCTGACAGACGACCAGGTCGGCAAGATCGTCGCGCACGTCCGGGCCGGTGACGCCGCTTCGGCGCGTCGCCGGGGTGAGACGGTGCGCGCGCCGCAGGGAGGCGGCGCCGGGGACACGTCCGCGACCCTGGCGTTGCTGTCCCAAGCGACCATGGAGCGCCGCGAGGTGTGGATCGGCTTCGTCGACTCACGCGGGACGGCGAGCCAGCGCGTCGTGCGGCCGATGCGGGTCGGCGGCGGGGTCCTCGAAGGGACCGACAACGAGCGCTATCCCCTGCACCGGATCACCTCGGCGGCCCTCGTCGAAGACTGA
- the moaA gene encoding GTP 3',8-cyclase MoaA encodes MTAVDLGFPRVPGTRGRPTAPRPDNPALIDTFGRVATDLRVSLTDKCNLRCTYCMPAEGLEWMPSADVLTDDELVLLLRIAVERLGVTDIRLTGGEPLLRQGLEKIVERIAALEPRPRLSMTTNGIGLAKRAKSLADAGLDRINVSLDTVDRALFETITRRDRLSHVLAGMAAAREAGLSPVKVNAVLMRGLNEDQAVPLLRFCLAEGYHLRFIEQMPLDAQHGWNRRDMITAEQILGMLGEEFSLSPFPAARGGAPAERWLVDGGPGDVGVIASVTRPFCGACERTRLTADGAVRSCLFSNDETDLRALVRAGAREEEVADVWRATMWGKLAGHEINEAGFAQPIRPMSAIGG; translated from the coding sequence ATGACAGCAGTCGATCTCGGGTTTCCCCGTGTCCCCGGTACACGCGGACGCCCCACCGCGCCCAGGCCGGACAATCCCGCCCTGATCGACACCTTCGGCCGGGTGGCGACCGACCTGCGGGTGTCGCTCACCGACAAGTGCAATCTGCGCTGTACCTATTGCATGCCCGCCGAGGGCCTGGAATGGATGCCGAGCGCGGACGTGCTGACCGACGACGAACTCGTGCTCCTGCTGCGGATCGCCGTCGAACGGCTCGGCGTCACCGACATCCGGCTCACCGGTGGCGAACCGCTGCTGCGCCAAGGTCTCGAGAAGATCGTCGAGCGGATCGCGGCCCTCGAACCGCGGCCGAGGCTTTCCATGACCACCAACGGGATCGGGCTCGCGAAGCGCGCGAAGTCGCTCGCCGACGCCGGCCTCGACCGGATCAACGTCTCGCTGGACACGGTCGACCGCGCGCTGTTCGAGACGATCACGCGGCGCGACAGGCTTTCGCACGTGCTCGCCGGCATGGCGGCCGCGCGCGAGGCCGGGCTGTCCCCGGTGAAGGTCAACGCGGTGCTGATGCGCGGGCTGAACGAGGATCAGGCGGTGCCGTTGCTGCGGTTCTGCCTCGCCGAGGGCTACCACCTGCGGTTCATCGAGCAGATGCCGCTGGACGCGCAGCACGGCTGGAACCGGCGCGACATGATCACCGCCGAGCAGATCCTCGGCATGCTCGGCGAGGAGTTCTCGCTCTCGCCGTTCCCGGCCGCCCGAGGCGGGGCACCCGCCGAACGCTGGCTGGTCGACGGCGGGCCGGGCGACGTCGGCGTGATCGCGTCGGTGACGAGGCCGTTCTGCGGCGCCTGCGAACGGACGAGGCTGACCGCCGACGGCGCGGTGCGCTCGTGCCTGTTCAGCAACGACGAAACCGACCTCCGCGCCCTCGTGCGCGCGGGCGCGCGCGAAGAAGAGGTGGCGGACGTCTGGCGGGCGACCATGTGGGGCAAGCTCGCCGGGCACGAGATCAACGAGGCCGGCTTCGCGCAGCCGATCCGGCCGATGAGCGCGATCGGCGGCTGA
- the moaC gene encoding cyclic pyranopterin monophosphate synthase MoaC: MSELSHVDHTGAARMVDVSGKTPSARIALAGGTVHTTAEVLGLLATDGLPKGDALATARIAGIMGAKKVPELIPLCHQIALSGVKVEFVLDETAVHITATAKTNDRTGVEMEALTAVAVAGLTLHDMIKAVDPAATLDGVRLIRKDGGKTGTWERP, translated from the coding sequence GTGAGTGAACTCAGCCACGTCGACCATACGGGCGCCGCCCGTATGGTCGACGTTTCCGGCAAGACGCCCTCCGCCCGGATCGCGCTGGCGGGCGGCACCGTGCACACCACGGCCGAGGTCCTCGGCCTGCTGGCGACGGACGGGCTCCCCAAGGGCGACGCCCTCGCGACAGCCCGGATCGCGGGCATCATGGGCGCGAAGAAGGTGCCCGAGCTGATCCCGCTCTGCCACCAGATCGCGCTGTCCGGGGTGAAGGTCGAGTTCGTCCTCGACGAGACCGCCGTGCACATCACCGCGACCGCGAAGACGAACGACCGGACCGGTGTCGAGATGGAGGCGCTGACCGCCGTCGCCGTCGCCGGGCTGACCCTGCACGACATGATCAAGGCCGTCGATCCCGCGGCGACCCTCGACGGCGTCCGCCTGATCCGCAAGGACGGCGGCAAGACCGGCACCTGGGAGCGACCGTGA
- a CDS encoding NAD-dependent malic enzyme, with protein sequence MPVPGPGYSITVRVEAPASSTAAGDLTTAVGRVGGVLTAFDVVESHPESIVVDISANALSENHAQDITQTLDSLPGVRVRKVSDRTFLIHLGGKIEVTPKVALRNRDDLSRAYTPGVARVCQAIAANPEDARRLTIKRNTVAVVTDGSAVLGLGNIGPAAALPVMEGKAALFKKFADVDAWPVCLDTQDTEEIIKIVKAIAPVYAGINLEDIAAPRCFEIEARLREQLDIPVFHDDQHGTAIVVVAALRNALRVVGKNIEDCKIVVSGVGAAGSAIIRLLLGKSPGDVVAADIDGIVHSARGNLDDNLTWIAEHTNKEQQAGTLHEALVGADVFIGVSAPNLFGAEQVATMKSDAVVFALANPDPEIDPLEAQKHAAVVATGRSDFPNQINNVLAFPGVFRGLLDAHAHQIDDSMLLAAADAIADVVDNGKLNASFIVPSVFDSAVAPAVAEAVKRAAKAVAKSEK encoded by the coding sequence ATGCCGGTTCCCGGTCCCGGATATTCGATCACCGTCCGGGTGGAGGCCCCCGCGTCGTCCACCGCGGCGGGTGACCTGACGACCGCCGTCGGCCGGGTCGGCGGCGTGCTGACCGCGTTCGACGTCGTCGAGTCGCACCCCGAGTCGATCGTCGTCGACATCAGCGCCAACGCCCTGTCGGAGAACCACGCGCAGGACATCACGCAGACCCTGGACTCGCTCCCGGGCGTGCGGGTCCGCAAGGTCTCCGACCGGACCTTCCTGATCCACCTCGGCGGCAAGATCGAGGTCACCCCCAAGGTCGCGCTCCGCAACCGTGACGACCTCTCCCGCGCGTACACGCCCGGCGTCGCGCGCGTGTGCCAGGCGATCGCCGCGAACCCCGAGGACGCGCGCCGCCTGACCATCAAGCGGAACACCGTCGCCGTCGTCACCGACGGCTCGGCCGTGCTGGGGCTGGGCAACATCGGCCCGGCCGCCGCGCTCCCGGTGATGGAGGGCAAGGCGGCGCTGTTCAAGAAGTTCGCCGACGTCGACGCCTGGCCGGTGTGCCTGGACACCCAGGACACCGAAGAGATCATCAAGATCGTCAAGGCGATCGCCCCGGTGTACGCCGGCATCAACCTCGAGGACATCGCCGCGCCGCGCTGCTTCGAGATCGAGGCGCGCCTGCGCGAGCAGCTCGACATCCCGGTGTTCCACGACGACCAGCACGGCACCGCGATCGTCGTGGTCGCCGCGCTCCGCAACGCCCTGCGCGTGGTCGGGAAGAACATCGAAGACTGCAAGATCGTGGTCAGCGGGGTCGGCGCGGCCGGCTCGGCGATCATCCGGCTGCTGCTGGGCAAGAGCCCCGGCGACGTCGTGGCCGCCGACATCGACGGCATCGTGCACTCCGCGCGCGGCAACCTCGACGACAACCTCACCTGGATCGCCGAGCACACGAACAAGGAACAGCAGGCGGGCACGCTGCACGAGGCGCTCGTCGGCGCCGACGTGTTCATCGGGGTCTCCGCGCCGAACCTGTTCGGTGCCGAGCAGGTCGCGACCATGAAGTCCGACGCCGTCGTGTTCGCGCTGGCCAACCCGGACCCGGAGATCGACCCGCTGGAGGCGCAGAAGCACGCCGCCGTCGTCGCCACCGGCCGCAGCGACTTCCCGAACCAGATCAACAACGTGCTCGCCTTCCCGGGCGTGTTCCGTGGCCTGCTCGACGCGCACGCGCACCAGATCGACGACTCCATGCTGCTCGCGGCGGCCGACGCCATCGCGGACGTCGTGGACAACGGCAAGCTCAACGCGTCGTTCATCGTGCCCAGCGTCTTCGACAGCGCCGTCGCCCCCGCTGTCGCCGAGGCTGTGAAGAGGGCCGCGAAGGCCGTCGCCAAAAGCGAGAAGTGA
- a CDS encoding DUF742 domain-containing protein translates to MKITGFTEPEPPGWDSLYQGTEREAFDSPSRFELSSISTVMPRRQVAPPEQAPPSMPSPIRQSTPRPASAGNGAAGSSPSGSAPASVYLPSSGSRVRPYTRTGGRTRTAHALALEALVSTSDDGRRYRGVRTMEHRQICDLCLDTRSIAEIAAHLRLPLGVVKVLVGDMADAGLVLIHQTELILGDSSSRAFMERVLQGLRAL, encoded by the coding sequence ATGAAGATCACCGGATTCACCGAGCCGGAACCCCCGGGCTGGGACTCCCTCTACCAAGGCACCGAACGCGAAGCCTTCGACTCCCCGAGCAGGTTCGAGCTGAGCTCGATCAGCACGGTCATGCCGCGCCGCCAGGTCGCGCCGCCGGAGCAGGCCCCTCCGTCGATGCCCTCGCCGATCCGCCAGTCGACACCGCGTCCCGCGTCCGCGGGGAACGGCGCCGCCGGTTCGAGTCCTTCGGGCAGCGCGCCCGCTTCGGTCTACCTGCCGTCCTCGGGCTCGCGTGTCCGGCCGTACACCCGCACCGGCGGGCGCACCCGGACCGCGCACGCCCTGGCGCTGGAGGCGCTGGTGTCGACCAGCGACGACGGCCGCCGGTATCGCGGCGTGCGGACCATGGAGCACCGGCAGATCTGCGACCTCTGCCTGGACACCCGGTCGATCGCGGAGATCGCCGCGCATCTGCGGCTGCCGCTGGGCGTCGTGAAGGTGCTCGTCGGCGACATGGCGGACGCGGGCCTGGTGCTGATCCACCAGACGGAACTGATCCTCGGCGACTCTTCCTCGCGCGCCTTCATGGAGCGCGTGCTGCAAGGCCTTCGCGCCCTCTGA
- a CDS encoding MoaD/ThiS family protein has protein sequence MVTIVVRYFASARAAVGFDEEKVSLPDGARVADAVAHLRELHPEKLAKLLDAVSFLLDGVAVRDLTKPLADAAELDVLPPFAGG, from the coding sequence ATGGTGACCATCGTGGTGCGGTACTTCGCCTCGGCCCGCGCGGCCGTCGGCTTCGACGAAGAAAAGGTGTCGCTGCCGGACGGCGCCCGCGTCGCCGACGCCGTCGCCCACCTGCGCGAACTCCACCCGGAGAAGCTGGCGAAGCTGCTCGACGCGGTCTCGTTCCTGCTGGACGGCGTCGCCGTGCGGGATCTCACCAAACCGCTGGCCGACGCCGCCGAACTGGACGTCCTGCCCCCGTTCGCGGGCGGCTGA
- a CDS encoding GTP-binding protein: MGFGEFDSDANAPQVAGPTSSAKIVVAGGFGSGKTTLVGAVSEIDPLTTEAMMTEASTGVDDNSATPNKSTTTVAMDFGRISLDSDLVLYVFGTPGQHRFWFMWDDLAVGAIGAVVLVDTRRLADAFPSIDFFENRKLPYVVAINCFDRLLHHQIEDVRHALTISPSVPIMACDARERESAKQVLISVVQHAIAHDSALRAG, translated from the coding sequence GTGGGCTTCGGAGAATTTGACTCCGACGCGAATGCGCCGCAGGTGGCCGGGCCGACGTCGTCGGCCAAGATCGTGGTCGCTGGCGGATTCGGCTCGGGGAAGACCACGCTGGTCGGAGCGGTTTCGGAGATCGATCCGCTGACCACCGAGGCCATGATGACCGAGGCCAGTACCGGCGTCGACGACAATTCGGCCACCCCGAACAAGTCGACGACGACCGTTGCCATGGACTTCGGCCGGATTTCGCTGGACTCGGATCTGGTGCTGTACGTGTTCGGTACGCCGGGCCAGCACCGGTTCTGGTTCATGTGGGACGACCTCGCGGTCGGCGCCATCGGCGCCGTCGTGCTGGTCGACACGCGGCGGCTCGCCGACGCGTTCCCGTCGATCGACTTCTTCGAGAACCGGAAGCTGCCGTACGTCGTGGCGATCAACTGCTTCGACCGGTTGCTGCACCACCAGATCGAGGACGTCCGGCACGCGCTGACGATCTCACCGTCCGTGCCGATCATGGCCTGTGACGCTCGGGAACGTGAGTCCGCCAAGCAGGTGTTGATCTCGGTCGTGCAGCACGCCATCGCCCACGATTCGGCGTTGCGCGCGGGGTAG